Proteins encoded together in one Lathyrus oleraceus cultivar Zhongwan6 chromosome 5, CAAS_Psat_ZW6_1.0, whole genome shotgun sequence window:
- the LOC127086390 gene encoding uncharacterized protein LOC127086390 produces the protein MQDTNLNHQTKESLQLPPKMAVSGQNKNEGYLSMSQRFRPGCTCSNRPGSVRCARHGYVVPGEKFKKRVASKEILRRALMPPPKRLALRWLNFKPTPSRLSIMSLAS, from the coding sequence ATGCAAGACACCAACCTTAACCATCAAACTAAAGAAAGTTTGCAACTTCCTCCAAAGATGGCTGTTTCCGGACAAAACAAGAACGAGGGCTACTTGTCCATGTCTCAACGGTTCAGACCGGGTTGCACGTGTTCGAACCGACCCGGTTCGGTTCGTTGTGCGCGTCATGGGTATGTTGTACCAGGGGAAAAGTTTAAGAAGCGCGTTGCGAGCAAAGAGATTTTGAGAAGAGCTTTAATGCCACCGCCGAAACGTTTAGCACTTAGATGGTTGAATTTCAAACCAACACCAAGTAGACTCTCTATCATGTCTTTGGCTTCATGA